A genomic stretch from Xiphophorus maculatus strain JP 163 A chromosome 14, X_maculatus-5.0-male, whole genome shotgun sequence includes:
- the LOC102230434 gene encoding serine protease 27-like: MAFLKLTGLVLVTLLLYSGCQSQPFECGRLTTNTRIIGGLDAYLGMWPWQASLHQNGFAFCGGSLISHQWVLTAAHCVTWYDLFVTEVQLGTVELDAVSPHRVNLRLAQIICHPAYDSETFNNDICLLRLSKPVKFTKYIQPICLASETSDIHDGKKAWVTGFGVTATGSSSNKLKEVDVPIIGRKRCRCYYKQTASITDNMICAGYFDGRKDSCQGDSGGPLMIKKGRKWVQAGIVSMGEGCALPLSPGVYTRVSQYETWIKDMVTGTTPGFVTFTSPGIDKDLSYFCHLNGTVDEKSFGGGENLSPFNHSLAFSVLATFLHVFFGKEYI, encoded by the exons ATGGCTTTCCTAAAGCTGACTGGGTTAGTCCTGGTGACCCTGCTGCTGTACAGTG GTTGTCAGTCGCAGCCGTTTG AATGTGGCCGTCTGACGACCAACACTCGAATTATTGGGGGTTTAGATGCATATCTTGGGATGTGGCCATGGCAGGCAAGTTTGCATCAGAATGGTTTTGCTTTCTGTGGAGGATCGCTGATCAGCCATCAATGGGTCCTGACTGCTGCTCACTGTGTAACATG GTATGACCTTTTCGTCACAGAAGTCCAGCTGGGTACTGTAGAACTGGATGCTGTCAGCCCCCATCGGGTGAATCTACGACTTGCTCAAATCATCTGCCATCCTGCGTACGACTCTGAGACATTTAACAATGACATTTGTCTTCTGAGGCTTTCAAAGCCTGTCAAGTTCACCAAGTACATCCAACCAATCTGCTTAGCTTCTGAAACCAGCGATATCCATGACGGGAAAAAGGCCTGGGTTACTGGTTTTGGTGTGACTG CAACTGGATCATCATCCAACAAGTTGAAGGAGGTAGATGTACCAATTATTGGAAGAAAGAGGTGTAGATGCTACTATAAACAGACTGCCTCAATCACAGACAACATGATATGTGCTGGATATTTTGATGGAAGAAAGGACTCATGTCAG GGAGACTCAGGGGGCCCACTAATGATAAAAAAGGGCCGCAAGTGGGTCCAGGCTGGGATCGTGAGCATGGGTGAAGGCTGTGCCCTCCCACTGTCACCTGGAGTCTACACTCGAGTGTCCCAGTATGAGACTTGGATCAAAGACATGGTCACTGGCACGACACCGGGCTTTGTCACCTTCACTTCTCCTGGCATTGACAAGGATTTAAGTTACTTCTGTCACCTCAATGGGACGGTTGACGAGAAATCTTTTGGTGGTGGTGAAAACCTGAGTCCTTTCAATCACTCATTGGCGTTCTCTGTTCTTGCAACATTTCTCCATGTATTTTTTGGCaaagaatacatttaa
- the LOC102230169 gene encoding serine protease 27-like: protein MTLQKLSAFIVLTSLVCNGCLAQEQPMCGVVTKAPRIVGGQDASPGRWPWQVSIQGANGHFCGGSLITDQWVLTASHCIGGDILSSQVHLGAYNLLQSNPNEEIRGIAHSFVHPDYNPHTYDNDIALLQLSASVNFTDYIQPVCLASHNSTFHEGTHSWVTGFGDLGNGMLSDILQEVEIPIIGNNKCSCYNEGFATITENMMCAGLDQGGKDSCQGDSGGPLVMYNSLVWVQGGVVSFGYGCAIPMKPGVYSRVSNYQEWISNTVTGMRPGFADFISVGFDYDLLFSCPTMPPTSMPPTSMPSTTDDSLFGSGENLSHFTHLVALSALGLILHVFVGSGGM from the exons ATGACTCTTCAAAAGTTGTCTGCGTTCATTGTGTTGACCAGTCTCGTATGCAATg GTTGTCTGGCACAAGAGCAGCCAA TGTGTGGTGTTGTAACTAAAGCACCCCGGATTGTTGGGGGTCAGGATGCATCCCCGGGCCGTTGGCCCTGGCAGGTCAGCATACAGGGAGCTAATGGTCACTTCTGTGGTGGATCCCTGATCACCGACCAGTGGGTGTTGACCGCGTCCCACTGCATTGGAGG TGACATCCTCAGTTCTCAAGTTCATCTGGGTGCCTACAATTTATTGCAATCCAACCCCAATGAAGAGATTCGTGGGATCGCACATTCCTTCGTCCATCCCGATTACAACCCTCACACTTATGACAATGACATCGCTTTGCTGCAGCTGTCGGCTAGCGTCAATTTCACAGACTACATTCAGCCGGTGTGCCTAGCTTCACATAACAGCACCTTTCATGAGGGTACCCACAGCTGGGTCACTGGTTTTGGTGACCTTG GTAATGGGATGCTCTCTGACATCCTGCAGGAGGTTGAAATACCGATCATAGGAAATAACAAGTGCTCATGCTACAATGAAGGCTTTGCCACCATCACAGAGAACATGATGTGTGCTGGCCTCGATCAGGGAGGAAAGGACTCGTGTCAG GGAGACTCAGGAGGACCGCTGGTGATGTACAACAGTCTTGTGTGGGTCCAGGGTGGGGTGGTGAGTTTTGGTTATGGCTGCGCCATTCCAATGAAACCCGGCGTCTACTCTCGAGTGTCCAACTATCAGGAGTGGATCAGCAACACGGTCACTGGCATGAGACCGGGCTTTGCCGATTTCATCTCCGTTGGCTTTGATTATGACTTGTTGTTCTCCTGCCCTACCATGCCTCCTACCTCCATGCCTCCTACCTCCATGCCTTCCACCACTGATGACAGCCTCTTTGGCAGTGGTGAAAACCTGAGTCACTTCACTCACCTCGTGGCTCTCTCTGCACTTGGGCTCATTCTCCATGTCTTTGTCGGCAGCGGTGGAATGTAa